The Sphaerisporangium siamense genome includes the window CCAGGTCGTCCAGTGAGAAGCCCGACCGGGTCTCCGGGGGCTGCTCCTTGAAGAGCCGGTCGTGGAAGGCCAGCCACTGCCCGGCCGGCACGCACCGCGCGGCCGAGGAGGCGCGCATGGTGTTCCCGAGCGTGGGCTCCTGGCTGAAGATGTTGATCGGGTGGTAGACGACCTTCACCTGGCCGTCCGCCGCCATGTTCTTCAGCGTCGCCGAGCTGGTCTGCTCGAACGCCTGGCAGGCGGGGCACTGGAAGTCCTCGTAGACGTCGACCACCGGCTTCTGGACGCCGGGCTTGGCCATGGCGACCGAGCCGTCCTGCTGGAAGGTGATCGGCGCGAGCCCGCCGCCGACGGTCTCGGATTTACCTCGGTCGACGTACCACCAGCCGCCGCCGATGACCGCGAGCACGACCACCACGACGGCGACGATGGTGACGACGCGGCGCCTGGCCTGCTCCTTGCGCTCACGCTCGCGCTGCGACTTGATCCGGTCGCGGGCGGAGACCTCCCGCGCGGCCTTTCCCATCAGTGATCCCCCTTCATGGCGGGCTCCTCGCCCTGCTCGTCGTCGTCCCGGCCCCCGGCCCATCCGGCGTCCAGGTCGTCGTCCCTGTCCCGCCCGGGCGCGAGCCCGAGCGCCGCGTCGAGCGCGAGGCGGCCCGGGGCGAACCAGGCGACCCATGCCCCCAGCAGGAACAGCCCGGCGTCGCGCAGGATCTCCCACAGGTAGCCCGGATCGGCCCCCGCGGCGAGCTTGCCGCCGCCGCCGAAGCACCCGCAGTCGATGCGCAGGCCGCGCGCCCACGCCGACGCGATGCCGACCACGAAGGCCAGCATGAGCAGCGCGGAGACGACGCCCGCCACCCGGGTCAGCAGCCCGGCGACGAGCAGCACTCCGACGACGATCTCGATGATCGGCAGGCCGTGGCCCACCGCGGACGCGACCGACTCCGGCAGCAGCTCGTACGCCTCCACCGCCTGGACGGACAGGGCGGGCGTGCCGATCTTCAGCCAGCCGGCCGTGATGAGCACGCCGGCGACCACCAGCCGGGCGACGGTCGTCACCCAGGGTACCGCCGGATGCACGTAAAGCCACCTCATCGGCGCGGCCTCTTCCCGCTTGGCACGTCAACGTCTCCTTAGCCCTGGACGGGCGCCCGAACGGCGCCACGCGGCCCCAGCCCGCACGCGGCGGCCCGCCGGCGGACCGGGCCGGCGTCGGCGCTCATGCCGAGGGTACCGGCCACCAAGCTCATCATGAACGCGATAAGCCCCGGCTAAGCGCTGGTGGCGCGGCCGAAGCCGGACGCCGCCGTGCCCGCCGGGGCCCTGCGGATACCGCGTATCAGGGAAGATCAGGAAAGATCAGGAACGCACGCCCGCGGCGAGCTCGGCGCCGAGCTCGCGCACCGCCGCCAGCCCGGCGGCCTCGTCGGGCGCGTCGAGGAGGCGGCGGATGAACGCCGAGCCGACGATGACGCCGTCGGCGTACTTGGCGACCTCCGCGGCCTGGGCGCCGGTGCCGACGCCGAGGCCCACGCA containing:
- a CDS encoding DsbA family protein encodes the protein MGKAAREVSARDRIKSQRERERKEQARRRVVTIVAVVVVVLAVIGGGWWYVDRGKSETVGGGLAPITFQQDGSVAMAKPGVQKPVVDVYEDFQCPACQAFEQTSSATLKNMAADGQVKVVYHPINIFSQEPTLGNTMRASSAARCVPAGQWLAFHDRLFKEQPPETRSGFSLDDLVKWGKEAGVTDPGFESCVRSQKHAQAQAAYSTKILDAKLVPEGTPTLRLNGEIVDNNVAFSPASLRQTILDAAK
- a CDS encoding DoxX family protein → MHPAVPWVTTVARLVVAGVLITAGWLKIGTPALSVQAVEAYELLPESVASAVGHGLPIIEIVVGVLLVAGLLTRVAGVVSALLMLAFVVGIASAWARGLRIDCGCFGGGGKLAAGADPGYLWEILRDAGLFLLGAWVAWFAPGRLALDAALGLAPGRDRDDDLDAGWAGGRDDDEQGEEPAMKGDH